Proteins encoded by one window of Streptomyces sp. NBC_01571:
- a CDS encoding DLW-39 family protein, which yields MKKLLLVALAAIGGLLVYRQIQADRAEQDLWTEATDSVPTGS from the coding sequence GTGAAAAAGCTTCTCCTGGTCGCACTGGCCGCCATCGGCGGACTCCTCGTGTACCGCCAGATCCAGGCGGATCGCGCCGAGCAGGATCTGTGGACGGAGGCGACTGACTCCGTACCCACGGGTTCGTGA
- a CDS encoding site-specific integrase — MAALKREKGGAATRFEVLRVLRNALNRAMQEELLTRNVALLVDMPKVSKDKGAAWNAREAIAFLRSVRAHRLYAACVPVLVLGLRRSEVLGLRWQDIDFEANRFTPVKQVQREKGVGLVLKDLKTESSQAVLPLPEFCARVLEERRALQELEQKIAGARWVQEEGHDLIFPSEHGGMIDPTGFSRTFDRLVKRAGVRRITVRLARHTCGTLLAFLKVHPKVAQAILRHSQISMTMDVYTHVVGDSEREAVTLLAELLEDPLIG; from the coding sequence ATGGCCGCGCTCAAGCGCGAGAAGGGCGGCGCGGCCACCCGCTTCGAGGTGCTTCGGGTCCTCCGCAACGCCCTCAACCGGGCAATGCAGGAGGAACTGCTCACCCGAAACGTCGCACTCCTGGTGGACATGCCCAAGGTCTCCAAGGACAAGGGCGCAGCGTGGAACGCGCGGGAGGCGATCGCCTTCCTTCGTTCGGTCCGCGCGCACCGCCTGTACGCGGCCTGTGTGCCGGTCCTGGTGCTCGGCCTTCGGCGGAGTGAAGTCCTCGGCCTGCGGTGGCAGGACATCGACTTCGAGGCAAACCGGTTCACCCCGGTCAAACAGGTGCAGCGGGAGAAGGGCGTCGGCCTGGTCCTCAAGGACCTCAAGACCGAGTCCTCACAGGCGGTACTTCCCCTCCCCGAGTTCTGTGCCCGCGTCCTGGAAGAACGCCGGGCTCTTCAAGAACTGGAACAGAAGATCGCTGGAGCCCGGTGGGTGCAGGAGGAAGGCCACGATCTGATCTTTCCCTCGGAGCACGGCGGCATGATCGACCCCACCGGATTCTCCCGGACCTTCGATCGCCTCGTGAAGCGCGCCGGCGTCCGCCGCATCACGGTCCGGCTCGCCCGGCATACCTGCGGCACCCTTCTCGCCTTCCTGAAGGTGCACCCCAAGGTCGCTCAGGCGATCCTCCGGCACAGCCAGATCAGCATGACCATGGACGTCTACACGCACGTGGTGGGCGACAGCGAACGGGAAGCCGTCACGCTGCTTGCGGAGCTGCTGGAGGACCCGCTCATCGGCTGA
- a CDS encoding DUF3566 domain-containing protein, whose product MSGATGAGSTGTDTDGGRGPATDTTDSHDSHGSQGGTVTDTRGPQGQQYAAGAGPAAPGGPAAAGPSTTQAAPGAPTAPPTAPAGAGTAAPAAASALPGERQPQQPSQPYHPPQAYAAQTPSGAVRRPRTGARTTPRTRKARLRVAKTDPWSVMKVSFLLSIALGICTIVASAVLWMVMDAMGVFSTVGGTISEATGSNESNGFDLQSFLSLPNVLLFTSIIAVIDVVLATALATLGSFIYNLSAGFVGGIELTLAEDE is encoded by the coding sequence GTGAGCGGAGCCACGGGCGCCGGATCGACCGGTACGGACACGGACGGCGGCCGTGGCCCCGCCACGGACACGACTGACTCCCATGACTCTCATGGATCCCAGGGGGGAACTGTGACGGACACCCGAGGTCCGCAGGGCCAGCAGTACGCGGCCGGAGCGGGCCCCGCGGCTCCGGGCGGACCGGCCGCGGCCGGTCCCTCCACGACCCAGGCGGCGCCCGGTGCGCCGACCGCTCCGCCGACGGCTCCCGCGGGCGCCGGCACGGCCGCTCCGGCGGCCGCCTCCGCACTGCCGGGGGAGCGGCAACCGCAGCAGCCCTCGCAGCCGTATCACCCGCCGCAGGCGTACGCGGCGCAGACGCCGTCGGGCGCCGTGCGCCGGCCTCGGACGGGGGCGCGCACCACGCCGCGCACCCGCAAGGCGCGGCTGCGGGTGGCCAAGACCGACCCGTGGTCGGTGATGAAGGTCAGCTTCCTGCTCTCCATCGCGCTCGGCATCTGCACGATCGTGGCGTCGGCGGTGCTGTGGATGGTCATGGATGCCATGGGCGTCTTCTCGACGGTCGGCGGCACGATCTCCGAGGCGACGGGGTCGAACGAGTCGAACGGTTTCGACCTGCAGTCGTTCCTCTCCCTGCCGAACGTCCTGCTGTTCACGTCGATCATCGCGGTCATCGACGTCGTGCTCGCCACGGCGCTCGCGACGCTCGGATCGTTCATCTACAACCTGTCCGCGGGCTTCGTCGGCGGCATTGAGCTGACCCTCGCCGAGGACGAATAA
- a CDS encoding DUF6344 domain-containing protein, with the protein MTQNKVMKLWTVIVTAFLALCTTLGFITTAAAAAVPQTGATHNSAAPVTVPAPAPWAASYSRALPPTMKQRIHAEAHGSSPSCRHRPRVDAEASGLTALRAPDATTDGDTSLQHGEAPLQR; encoded by the coding sequence ATGACCCAGAACAAGGTCATGAAGTTGTGGACCGTCATCGTGACCGCCTTCCTGGCGCTCTGCACGACGCTCGGATTCATCACGACCGCCGCGGCCGCGGCGGTACCGCAGACCGGAGCGACGCACAACAGCGCGGCTCCCGTGACGGTGCCGGCGCCGGCGCCATGGGCAGCGTCCTACAGTCGGGCCCTGCCCCCCACGATGAAACAACGTATCCACGCCGAGGCCCACGGCTCCTCACCGAGTTGCCGGCACCGCCCGCGGGTCGACGCAGAAGCGAGCGGCCTCACCGCCCTCCGCGCCCCCGATGCCACGACCGACGGTGATACGTCCCTCCAGCACGGCGAGGCGCCTCTCCAGCGCTGA
- a CDS encoding serine/threonine-protein kinase, protein MGEVFAGRYELVDPIGHGGVGAVWRAWDRRRRRYVAAKVLQQSDAHALLRFVREQALRIDHPHVLAPTSWAADDDKVLFTMDLVAGGSLVHLVNDYGPLPPAFVCTLLDQLLAGLAAVHAERVVHRDIKPANVLLEATGTARPRLRLSDFGIAMRLGEPRLTETDYVVGTPGYFAPEQMMGAEPDFPADLFAVGLVALYLLEGAKPDAKALIEYFAENGTPPAPQGIPEPLWQVVATLLQPDPQARFRTATGARKALASAAELLPEPGPDDELVEVFDQVGPLPPGFAPTGPVGTAARPATDHTASRPASLSGPASGEGPDHDRGPASGRSIPSGRSPAFGQSPASVQGAVSDGGSAPSPRSALGPRPGSASGPGSEPRSVPESGAAESAWPETTSGSVRRESEPEGARREPVTGDVRHAPAPSDVTPPRPAPNSVPPRPSTMSDTGSFHLPSPRAAAPGAPPQARPQPQPQPHNSPPQQAQPQPQHAWHDTQRRPVPGHPWHPPEQPPTPPTAVTAPSTTPVYARPFDLRSAPVPVPQRPADPTVVMQQHAHGSAGSHRAVSRRTARPGPPARVAVPLLLLALACFAVGFWALARI, encoded by the coding sequence ATGGGTGAGGTCTTCGCCGGACGGTACGAGCTGGTCGACCCGATCGGCCACGGGGGAGTCGGTGCCGTATGGCGCGCCTGGGACCGGCGACGGCGCCGGTACGTGGCCGCCAAGGTGCTCCAACAGAGCGACGCGCACGCGCTGTTGCGCTTCGTACGGGAGCAGGCGCTGCGGATCGATCACCCGCACGTCCTGGCGCCCACCAGCTGGGCCGCCGACGACGACAAGGTCCTGTTCACCATGGACCTGGTCGCGGGGGGATCCCTGGTCCATCTGGTCAACGACTACGGCCCGCTGCCTCCCGCCTTCGTCTGCACCCTGCTCGACCAGCTCCTCGCGGGACTCGCCGCGGTCCACGCCGAGCGGGTCGTGCACCGCGACATCAAGCCCGCCAACGTGCTGCTCGAAGCGACGGGGACGGCCCGGCCCCGGCTGCGGCTGTCCGACTTCGGCATCGCCATGCGGCTGGGCGAACCACGGCTGACCGAGACCGACTACGTGGTGGGAACGCCCGGTTACTTCGCGCCCGAGCAGATGATGGGCGCCGAACCGGACTTCCCCGCCGATCTGTTCGCCGTGGGTCTGGTCGCCCTGTACCTGCTGGAGGGGGCCAAGCCGGACGCCAAGGCGCTGATCGAGTACTTCGCGGAGAACGGCACACCGCCCGCGCCCCAGGGCATACCCGAGCCGCTGTGGCAGGTCGTGGCCACGCTGCTGCAGCCGGACCCCCAGGCGCGGTTCCGGACCGCGACGGGGGCGCGCAAGGCGCTGGCCTCGGCCGCCGAGCTGCTGCCCGAGCCCGGCCCCGACGACGAGTTGGTCGAGGTCTTCGACCAAGTCGGCCCGCTCCCCCCGGGGTTCGCCCCCACAGGACCGGTCGGGACGGCAGCCCGGCCCGCCACCGACCACACGGCCTCCCGGCCCGCGTCCCTCTCCGGACCGGCTTCCGGCGAAGGCCCGGATCACGACCGAGGCCCCGCTTCCGGCCGGAGCATCCCTTCCGGCCGGAGTCCCGCTTTCGGCCAGAGCCCCGCTTCCGTCCAGGGTGCCGTTTCTGACGGGGGCTCGGCGCCCAGCCCTCGTTCCGCCCTCGGCCCCCGTCCCGGCTCCGCCTCCGGTCCCGGCTCCGAGCCCCGCTCCGTCCCCGAGTCGGGTGCTGCCGAGAGCGCGTGGCCGGAGACGACCTCCGGAAGCGTACGCCGGGAGTCCGAACCGGAGGGCGCACGCCGGGAGCCCGTCACCGGCGACGTGCGCCACGCGCCCGCCCCCAGTGACGTCACACCGCCGCGCCCCGCACCGAACTCGGTGCCCCCGAGGCCGTCCACGATGTCGGACACCGGGAGCTTCCACCTGCCGTCACCCCGGGCAGCCGCCCCCGGCGCACCACCACAGGCGCGTCCGCAGCCGCAACCGCAGCCCCACAACTCACCGCCGCAACAGGCCCAGCCGCAACCGCAGCACGCCTGGCACGATACGCAGCGGCGCCCCGTCCCGGGCCACCCGTGGCACCCGCCCGAGCAGCCGCCCACTCCCCCCACCGCGGTCACCGCGCCGAGCACGACCCCCGTGTACGCGCGGCCCTTCGACCTCCGGTCCGCGCCGGTGCCCGTCCCTCAGCGGCCCGCGGATCCGACGGTCGTGATGCAACAGCACGCGCACGGTTCGGCCGGTTCCCACCGGGCCGTGTCCCGGCGGACGGCCCGTCCCGGACCGCCGGCCCGGGTGGCAGTCCCGCTCCTGCTGCTCGCGCTGGCCTGTTTCGCGGTGGGTTTCTGGGCGCTGGCCCGGATCTGA